One Prinia subflava isolate CZ2003 ecotype Zambia chromosome 8, Cam_Psub_1.2, whole genome shotgun sequence DNA window includes the following coding sequences:
- the MAP3K3 gene encoding mitogen-activated protein kinase kinase kinase 3 isoform X2, with protein MDEQEALKSIMKDLVALQMGKRHRLPVYDTMKNKDTAHSNKQKKHNASSSPLLGSPAIMNQCASAVEEKKISNDVRIKFEHNGERRIIPFVRPVRYEDVQQKVKTAFGQPLDLHYMNNELSIPLKNQDDLDKAVDLLDRSSNVKSLRILLLSQDRNHTSSSPHSGLPKQVRIKTSQSVGDVSTPYQQPEPRSRHLSVSSQSTGRSSPPPGYVPERQQRIARQGSYTSIHSEGEFIPETSEQCMLDPLSSAENSVSGSCQSLDSPSFRKSRMSRAQSFPDNRQEFSDRENQIYDKAGKGGTYPRRYNVSMQHKDYNEGRRTFPRIRRHQGNLFTLVPSSRSLSTNGENLGLALQYLDPRGRLRSADSETALGVQERNIPTKSPSAPMNWRRGKLLGQGAFGRVYLCYDVDTGRELAAKQVQFDPESPETSKEVSALECEIQLLKNLQHDRIVQYYGCLRDRAEKTLTIFMEYMPGGSVKDQLKAYGALTENVTRKYTRQILEGVSYLHSNMIVHRDIKGANILRDSAGNVKLGDFGASKRLQTICMSGTGIRSVTGTPYWMSPEVISGDGYGRKADVWSLGCTVVEMLTEKPPWAEYEAMAAIFKIATQPTNPQLPSHISEPCRDFLKQIFVEARHRPSAEELLRHQFAQLQY; from the exons ATGAACAAGAGGCCTTGAAGTCCATCATGAAGGACCTGGTGGCACTCCAGATGGGCAAGCGTCACCGGCTGCCTGTGTATGACACCATGAAGAACAAGGACACTGCTCACTCCAACAAACAG aagaaacacAATGCCAGCAGTTCCCCCCTCTTGGGCAGCCCTGCAATAATGAACCAGTGTGCCTctgcagtggaagaaaaaaaaatatcg AATGATGTCAGGATAAAGTTTGAACATAATGGGGAGAGACG GATTATCCCGTTTGTCCGTCCCGTGCGCTACGAAGACGTGCAGCAGAAAGTGAAAACGGCCTTTGGGCAGCCCCTGGACCTCCACTACATGAACAACGAG CTCTCTATTCCTTTGAAAAACCAAGATGACCTGGATAAAGCTGTAGATCTCTTAGACCGGAGCTCGAATGTGAAAAGCCTGAGGATACTGTTGCTCTCCCAGGACAGAAACCAT ACCAGTTCTTCACCCCATTCTGGACTGCCCAAGCAAGTCAGGATTAAAACTTCCCAATCTGTGGGGGATGTGAGCACACCCTATCAGCAGCCAGAACCCAGAAGTAGGCATCTGTCTGTCA gttCACAGAGCACCGGCCGGAGCTCGCCCCCGCCCGGGTACGTCCCCGAGCGGCAGCAGCGCATCGCCCGCCAGGGCTCCTACACCAGCATCCACAGCGAGGGCGAGTTCATCCCCGAGACCAGCGAGCAGTGC ATGCTGGACCCTCTAAGCAGTGCTGAAAACTCAGTGTCAGGAAGCTGCCAGTCCTTGGACAG TCCCTCTTTTCGGAAGTCACGGATGTCAAGGGCACAGAGTTTTCCTGATAACAGACAGGAGTTCTCAG ACCGTGAGAATCAGATCTACGACAAAGCGGGCAAAGGCGGGACCTACCCCCGGCGCTACAACGTCTCCATGCAGCACAAGGACTACAACGAGG GCCGGAGGACGTTTCCCCGGATCCGCCGTCACCAGGGGAATCTCTTCACCCTGGTGCCTTCCAGCCGCTCGCTGAGCACCAACGGGGAGAACCTGGGCCTGGCGCTGCAGTACCTGGACCCGCGGGGCCGCCTGCGCAGCGCCGACAGCGAGACCGCGCTGGGCGTGCAGGAGAGGAACATCCCCACCAAAT CTCCGAGTGCTCCGATGAACTGGCGCCGGGGgaagctgctgggccagggcgCCTTCGGGCGCGTGTACCTGTGCTACGACGTGGACAcgggcagggagctggcagccaAGCAGGTCCAGTTTGACCCAGAGAGCCCTGAAACAAGCAAG GAAGTGAGTGCCCTGGAGTGTGAAATTCAGCTGCTGAAGAACCTCCAGCACGACCGTATAGTGCAGTACTACGGCTGCTTAAGGGATCGAGCAGAGAAGACCTTGACCATCTTCATGGAGTACATGCCAGGG GGGTCAGTGAAGGACCAGCTGAAGGCGTACGGGGCCCTGACGGAAAACGTCACCCGGAAATACACGCGGCAGATCCTCGAGGGCGTCTCCTACCTGCACAGCAACATGATCGTGCACAGGGACATCAAGG gTGCCAATATTCTCCGTGACTCTGCTGGGAATGTGAAGCTGGGGGACTTTGGGGCCAGCAAGCGGCTGCAGACGATCTGCATGTCGGGGACGGGCATCCGCTCCGTCACGGGCACCCCGTACTGGATGAGCCCCGAGGTGATCAGCGGCGACGGCTACGGCAGGAAGGCCGACGTGTG GAGCCTGGGCTGCACCGTGGTGGAAATGCTGACAGAGAAGCCCCCCTGGGCAGAGTACGAAGCCATGGCAGCGATCTTCAAAATCGCCACGCAGCCCACCaacccccagctcccctcccacATATCAGAACCCTGCCGGGACTTCCTAAAGCAGATCTTTGTGGAAGCCAGGCACAGACCCTCTGCTGAAGAGCTGCTCAGACACCAGTTTGCACAGCTCCAGTACTGA
- the MAP3K3 gene encoding mitogen-activated protein kinase kinase kinase 3 isoform X1 has protein sequence MDEQEALKSIMKDLVALQMGKRHRLPVYDTMKNKDTAHSNKQKKHNASSSPLLGSPAIMNQCASAVEEKKISNDVRIKFEHNGERRIIPFVRPVRYEDVQQKVKTAFGQPLDLHYMNNELSIPLKNQDDLDKAVDLLDRSSNVKSLRILLLSQDRNHQTSSSPHSGLPKQVRIKTSQSVGDVSTPYQQPEPRSRHLSVSSQSTGRSSPPPGYVPERQQRIARQGSYTSIHSEGEFIPETSEQCMLDPLSSAENSVSGSCQSLDSPSFRKSRMSRAQSFPDNRQEFSDRENQIYDKAGKGGTYPRRYNVSMQHKDYNEGRRTFPRIRRHQGNLFTLVPSSRSLSTNGENLGLALQYLDPRGRLRSADSETALGVQERNIPTKSPSAPMNWRRGKLLGQGAFGRVYLCYDVDTGRELAAKQVQFDPESPETSKEVSALECEIQLLKNLQHDRIVQYYGCLRDRAEKTLTIFMEYMPGGSVKDQLKAYGALTENVTRKYTRQILEGVSYLHSNMIVHRDIKGANILRDSAGNVKLGDFGASKRLQTICMSGTGIRSVTGTPYWMSPEVISGDGYGRKADVWSLGCTVVEMLTEKPPWAEYEAMAAIFKIATQPTNPQLPSHISEPCRDFLKQIFVEARHRPSAEELLRHQFAQLQY, from the exons ATGAACAAGAGGCCTTGAAGTCCATCATGAAGGACCTGGTGGCACTCCAGATGGGCAAGCGTCACCGGCTGCCTGTGTATGACACCATGAAGAACAAGGACACTGCTCACTCCAACAAACAG aagaaacacAATGCCAGCAGTTCCCCCCTCTTGGGCAGCCCTGCAATAATGAACCAGTGTGCCTctgcagtggaagaaaaaaaaatatcg AATGATGTCAGGATAAAGTTTGAACATAATGGGGAGAGACG GATTATCCCGTTTGTCCGTCCCGTGCGCTACGAAGACGTGCAGCAGAAAGTGAAAACGGCCTTTGGGCAGCCCCTGGACCTCCACTACATGAACAACGAG CTCTCTATTCCTTTGAAAAACCAAGATGACCTGGATAAAGCTGTAGATCTCTTAGACCGGAGCTCGAATGTGAAAAGCCTGAGGATACTGTTGCTCTCCCAGGACAGAAACCAT CAGACCAGTTCTTCACCCCATTCTGGACTGCCCAAGCAAGTCAGGATTAAAACTTCCCAATCTGTGGGGGATGTGAGCACACCCTATCAGCAGCCAGAACCCAGAAGTAGGCATCTGTCTGTCA gttCACAGAGCACCGGCCGGAGCTCGCCCCCGCCCGGGTACGTCCCCGAGCGGCAGCAGCGCATCGCCCGCCAGGGCTCCTACACCAGCATCCACAGCGAGGGCGAGTTCATCCCCGAGACCAGCGAGCAGTGC ATGCTGGACCCTCTAAGCAGTGCTGAAAACTCAGTGTCAGGAAGCTGCCAGTCCTTGGACAG TCCCTCTTTTCGGAAGTCACGGATGTCAAGGGCACAGAGTTTTCCTGATAACAGACAGGAGTTCTCAG ACCGTGAGAATCAGATCTACGACAAAGCGGGCAAAGGCGGGACCTACCCCCGGCGCTACAACGTCTCCATGCAGCACAAGGACTACAACGAGG GCCGGAGGACGTTTCCCCGGATCCGCCGTCACCAGGGGAATCTCTTCACCCTGGTGCCTTCCAGCCGCTCGCTGAGCACCAACGGGGAGAACCTGGGCCTGGCGCTGCAGTACCTGGACCCGCGGGGCCGCCTGCGCAGCGCCGACAGCGAGACCGCGCTGGGCGTGCAGGAGAGGAACATCCCCACCAAAT CTCCGAGTGCTCCGATGAACTGGCGCCGGGGgaagctgctgggccagggcgCCTTCGGGCGCGTGTACCTGTGCTACGACGTGGACAcgggcagggagctggcagccaAGCAGGTCCAGTTTGACCCAGAGAGCCCTGAAACAAGCAAG GAAGTGAGTGCCCTGGAGTGTGAAATTCAGCTGCTGAAGAACCTCCAGCACGACCGTATAGTGCAGTACTACGGCTGCTTAAGGGATCGAGCAGAGAAGACCTTGACCATCTTCATGGAGTACATGCCAGGG GGGTCAGTGAAGGACCAGCTGAAGGCGTACGGGGCCCTGACGGAAAACGTCACCCGGAAATACACGCGGCAGATCCTCGAGGGCGTCTCCTACCTGCACAGCAACATGATCGTGCACAGGGACATCAAGG gTGCCAATATTCTCCGTGACTCTGCTGGGAATGTGAAGCTGGGGGACTTTGGGGCCAGCAAGCGGCTGCAGACGATCTGCATGTCGGGGACGGGCATCCGCTCCGTCACGGGCACCCCGTACTGGATGAGCCCCGAGGTGATCAGCGGCGACGGCTACGGCAGGAAGGCCGACGTGTG GAGCCTGGGCTGCACCGTGGTGGAAATGCTGACAGAGAAGCCCCCCTGGGCAGAGTACGAAGCCATGGCAGCGATCTTCAAAATCGCCACGCAGCCCACCaacccccagctcccctcccacATATCAGAACCCTGCCGGGACTTCCTAAAGCAGATCTTTGTGGAAGCCAGGCACAGACCCTCTGCTGAAGAGCTGCTCAGACACCAGTTTGCACAGCTCCAGTACTGA